Proteins from a single region of Haloterrigena alkaliphila:
- a CDS encoding type II toxin-antitoxin system RelE family toxin, protein MPYEIVFTADGSEAFNTLEHTEQRQVRKKLVQIAYCEYRNPRDWDYQEMDGCADGRFKVGSGLRVFADIDDRAGVIRIRSVGRRENLYT, encoded by the coding sequence ATGCCCTACGAGATCGTCTTTACGGCGGACGGTAGCGAGGCGTTCAACACGCTTGAGCACACGGAGCAGCGCCAGGTACGCAAGAAGCTCGTCCAGATCGCGTACTGCGAGTACCGGAATCCCCGGGACTGGGATTACCAGGAGATGGACGGCTGTGCTGACGGCCGATTCAAGGTCGGGAGCGGGCTCCGGGTGTTCGCTGATATTGATGATCGTGCTGGTGTGATCCGGATACGTTCCGTTGGGCGCCGGGAGAACCTCTACACGTAG
- a CDS encoding glycosyltransferase: MGDGNDERTASDERDDSTGAPPAPDVSFVIPAKNEADYLRSALASIAGLDTAYEIEVLVVDGNSSDGTRAIAREYGATVLEEGGASIAAARNLGAARAAGEWLAFVDADTELRANYLTELVGYLEANGLAAASSYCRITGPRRAKLMEATINHVFSRLERPVLPGFNCVVHRRAFEDIGGFPEVPNEDTAFSRRIGRRYPTGYCPTVLVESSGRRIADHGLTGTLWHYLRLDVGRLRANY, translated from the coding sequence ATGGGCGACGGGAACGACGAGCGGACGGCGAGCGACGAGCGGGACGACAGCACCGGCGCACCCCCGGCACCAGACGTGAGCTTCGTGATCCCGGCGAAAAACGAGGCCGACTACCTCCGCAGCGCGCTGGCGAGCATCGCGGGGCTGGACACGGCGTACGAGATCGAGGTACTCGTCGTCGACGGCAACTCGAGCGACGGGACGCGGGCGATCGCCCGCGAGTACGGCGCGACCGTCCTCGAGGAGGGCGGCGCGAGCATCGCGGCGGCCCGAAACCTCGGCGCGGCCCGCGCCGCCGGCGAGTGGCTGGCGTTCGTCGACGCCGACACGGAACTGCGGGCGAACTACCTCACCGAACTCGTGGGCTACCTCGAGGCGAACGGGCTGGCCGCGGCGAGTTCCTACTGTCGGATCACGGGGCCGCGCCGGGCGAAGCTGATGGAGGCGACGATCAACCACGTCTTCTCGCGGCTCGAGCGACCCGTTCTACCGGGGTTCAACTGCGTCGTCCACCGGCGGGCGTTCGAGGATATCGGCGGGTTTCCCGAGGTGCCGAACGAGGACACGGCGTTCAGCCGCCGCATCGGCCGCCGGTATCCGACGGGCTACTGTCCGACCGTCCTGGTCGAGAGTTCGGGCCGGCGGATCGCCGACCACGGGCTGACGGGAACGCTGTGGCACTACCTCCGACTGGACGTCGGGCGACTCCGCGCGAACTACTGA
- a CDS encoding MBL fold metallo-hydrolase: MSLDHAVDLELPTAEAAEPADLEHGSIFFVGTATVILEYAGFTILTDPNFLHSADHVHLGYGIKSRRRTDPALEIEDLPPIDFVLLSHYHGDHFDRVAEAKLDKDLPIVTTPHAASELADKGFRETRPLETWDECRIRKGEAELTITAMPGRHGPPVLSKGLPPVMGSMLEFRPADEEAHPDDPPLLRLYISGDTLVYDALEEIPERYPEIDLALLHLGGTRVLGVLLTMDAAQGVEAVDLIDADTAIPIHYNDYEVFRSPLSNFKQAIRKAGLEDKVEYLEHGETFEFESSSNRRS, translated from the coding sequence ATGAGTCTGGACCACGCCGTCGACCTCGAGTTGCCGACCGCGGAGGCGGCCGAACCCGCCGACCTCGAGCACGGCTCGATCTTCTTCGTCGGAACGGCCACGGTGATCCTCGAGTACGCCGGCTTCACGATCCTCACGGATCCGAACTTCCTCCACAGCGCCGATCACGTCCACCTGGGCTACGGGATCAAATCCCGCCGGCGGACCGATCCCGCCCTCGAGATCGAGGATCTGCCGCCGATCGACTTCGTCCTCCTCTCGCACTACCACGGCGACCACTTCGATCGGGTGGCGGAGGCGAAACTCGACAAAGATCTGCCGATCGTCACGACCCCGCACGCGGCGAGCGAACTGGCCGACAAGGGCTTTCGCGAGACCCGTCCGCTCGAGACGTGGGACGAATGTCGGATCCGGAAGGGCGAGGCCGAACTGACGATCACCGCGATGCCCGGCCGTCACGGCCCGCCAGTCCTCTCGAAGGGGCTGCCGCCGGTGATGGGCAGCATGCTCGAGTTCCGACCCGCCGACGAGGAGGCGCACCCCGATGATCCGCCGCTGCTCCGGCTGTATATCTCGGGCGACACGCTCGTCTACGACGCCCTCGAGGAGATCCCCGAGCGCTACCCCGAAATCGACCTCGCCCTGCTCCATCTGGGCGGGACGCGGGTTCTGGGCGTCCTCCTGACGATGGACGCCGCGCAGGGCGTCGAGGCGGTGGATCTGATCGACGCCGACACCGCGATTCCGATCCACTACAACGACTACGAGGTGTTCCGGTCGCCGCTGTCGAACTTCAAGCAGGCGATCCGGAAGGCGGGGCTCGAGGACAAGGTAGAGTACCTCGAGCACGGCGAGACGTTCGAGTTCGAATCGTCGTCGAACCGTCGCAGCTAG
- a CDS encoding deoxyhypusine synthase: MSEEHDQGSDAADGDGNGHHEPERGTFSHDPVGHAEVRAGMTVGELADAYGDAGVGAADLHEAVDVTEAMFDDDVTVFFGLAGAMVPTGMRRIVADLIREGHIDVLVTTGANLTHDSIEAIGGKHHHGQVHAEGKTEREHDETLRDEGVDRIYNVYLPQEHFADFESHLREEVFPVLEAECEDEGTVSIQRLTEELGRANAEVNDRDDVDEGPGIAAAAYENGVPIYCPAVQDSVLGLQAWMYSQTGPFTLDALADMTPLTDIAFHADEAGAFVVGGGVPKNFTLQTMLVSPDAYDYAVQLTMDPKQTGGLSGATLDEARSWGKLEKDAENVSVYADATITFPLVVAAALERLEN; this comes from the coding sequence ATGAGCGAGGAGCACGATCAGGGCAGCGACGCGGCCGACGGCGACGGGAACGGACACCACGAGCCGGAGCGGGGGACGTTCTCCCACGACCCGGTGGGCCACGCCGAGGTCCGCGCGGGGATGACCGTCGGCGAACTGGCCGACGCCTACGGCGACGCCGGCGTCGGCGCGGCGGACCTCCACGAGGCCGTCGACGTCACCGAGGCGATGTTCGACGACGACGTGACCGTCTTCTTCGGCCTCGCGGGCGCGATGGTCCCCACGGGGATGCGGCGCATCGTCGCCGATCTGATCCGCGAGGGCCACATCGACGTCCTCGTGACGACCGGCGCGAACCTCACCCACGACTCCATCGAGGCCATCGGCGGCAAACACCACCACGGCCAGGTCCACGCCGAGGGGAAGACCGAGCGCGAACACGACGAGACGCTGCGCGACGAGGGCGTCGACCGGATCTACAACGTCTACCTTCCGCAGGAACACTTCGCGGATTTCGAGAGCCACCTGCGCGAGGAGGTCTTTCCGGTGCTCGAGGCCGAGTGCGAAGACGAGGGGACGGTCTCGATTCAGCGACTCACGGAGGAGTTGGGGCGCGCCAACGCCGAGGTCAATGACCGCGACGACGTCGACGAGGGGCCCGGCATCGCCGCCGCGGCCTACGAGAACGGCGTGCCGATCTACTGTCCCGCCGTGCAGGACTCCGTGCTCGGCTTGCAGGCCTGGATGTACTCCCAGACCGGCCCGTTCACGCTGGACGCGCTGGCAGATATGACGCCGCTGACCGACATCGCTTTCCACGCCGACGAGGCCGGCGCCTTCGTCGTCGGCGGCGGCGTCCCCAAGAACTTCACCCTCCAGACGATGCTCGTCTCGCCCGACGCCTACGATTACGCCGTCCAGCTGACGATGGATCCCAAGCAGACCGGCGGCCTCTCCGGCGCGACGCTGGACGAAGCCCGCTCGTGGGGCAAACTCGAGAAGGACGCCGAGAACGTCTCGGTCTACGCCGACGCGACGATCACGTTCCCGCTGGTGGTCGCCGCGGCGCTCGAGCGACTCGAGAACTAA
- a CDS encoding NAD(P)/FAD-dependent oxidoreductase yields the protein MTDHLEYEVVVIGGGPAGLTTALYATRLGHRTAVFEKEGGRHARVSHVHNLLGVSENVSGEQLAIHAVDQLEHYGGDFFPDAVESVSRLETDPDDGSDTDGPRFRLESTHATVDARRVVFATGFRDRSPDVPELERFTGRGLHYCLHCDAYTLGDGSVFVLGHTESAAHVAMSMLNFTADVDLLLDDREPEWDEETQRQLEAHPVDVIDTAVVSAYADEHVADDERPWIGGLELADGTQREYLGGFAMYGSAYNADLATELGCELREDGAIAVDEARETSVDGVYAVGDVTHGQNQTTIAIGDGAYAGLALHKDLRPFPKSTAELEASEADSSGDGDDLEVPGSAADLRAQMRRVRELETHPGLRGPSPGRE from the coding sequence ATGACGGATCACCTCGAGTACGAGGTCGTCGTGATCGGCGGCGGTCCCGCCGGTTTGACGACCGCGCTCTACGCGACCCGACTGGGCCACCGCACGGCCGTCTTCGAGAAGGAGGGCGGCCGCCACGCGAGGGTCAGTCACGTCCACAACCTGCTGGGCGTCTCGGAGAACGTCTCCGGCGAGCAGTTAGCGATCCACGCGGTCGACCAACTCGAGCACTACGGCGGGGACTTCTTCCCCGATGCCGTCGAGTCGGTGTCGCGGCTGGAGACCGACCCGGACGACGGTAGCGACACCGATGGCCCGCGGTTTCGCCTCGAGTCCACCCACGCAACCGTCGACGCCCGGCGGGTCGTCTTCGCGACTGGCTTTCGCGACCGCAGCCCGGACGTGCCGGAACTCGAGCGGTTTACGGGCCGGGGACTGCACTACTGTCTCCACTGCGACGCGTACACGCTGGGCGACGGGTCGGTGTTCGTGCTGGGTCACACCGAAAGCGCGGCCCACGTCGCGATGTCGATGCTCAACTTCACCGCCGACGTCGACCTCCTGCTGGACGACCGCGAGCCCGAGTGGGACGAGGAGACCCAGCGGCAACTCGAGGCCCACCCGGTCGACGTGATCGATACGGCCGTCGTCTCGGCCTACGCGGACGAGCACGTCGCCGACGACGAGCGGCCGTGGATCGGCGGCCTCGAGCTGGCCGACGGCACCCAACGAGAGTATCTGGGCGGCTTCGCGATGTACGGCTCCGCGTACAACGCCGATCTGGCCACGGAACTGGGCTGCGAGCTGCGCGAGGACGGTGCCATCGCCGTCGACGAGGCCCGCGAAACCAGCGTCGACGGCGTCTACGCGGTCGGCGACGTCACTCACGGGCAGAACCAGACCACCATCGCCATCGGCGACGGTGCCTACGCGGGGCTGGCGCTCCACAAGGACCTCCGACCGTTTCCGAAGTCGACGGCGGAACTCGAGGCGAGTGAAGCTGATAGTAGCGGAGACGGTGACGACCTCGAGGTTCCGGGCAGCGCGGCGGATCTGCGCGCCCAGATGCGACGCGTACGAGAACTCGAGACGCATCCGGGACTGCGCGGACCGTCGCCGGGTCGCGAGTGA
- a CDS encoding pyridoxamine 5'-phosphate oxidase family protein: MSTVPEEAERLLESEPVMAHLGTCVEGRPHVAPVWYRYVPEEEVVEIVTTGRKLANIRQNPRVSLSIQKDEAGKTRWMVSLLGTATVVDDPDETAAARRRINEKYDAEPAAYAENTLVQVAVGSASYRTY; the protein is encoded by the coding sequence GTGTCGACCGTCCCCGAGGAAGCCGAACGCTTGCTCGAGAGCGAGCCGGTGATGGCCCATCTGGGCACCTGCGTCGAGGGGCGGCCCCACGTCGCCCCGGTCTGGTACCGGTACGTCCCCGAGGAGGAGGTCGTCGAGATCGTCACGACGGGCCGAAAGCTGGCGAACATCCGGCAGAACCCCCGCGTCTCGCTCTCGATTCAGAAAGACGAGGCAGGCAAGACCCGCTGGATGGTGTCGCTGCTGGGCACCGCGACCGTCGTCGACGACCCCGACGAGACGGCTGCGGCGCGGCGCCGAATCAACGAGAAGTACGACGCGGAGCCGGCGGCCTACGCCGAGAACACGCTCGTCCAGGTCGCGGTCGGGTCGGCAAGTTATCGGACGTATTGA